The following coding sequences are from one Ornithodoros turicata isolate Travis chromosome 1, ASM3712646v1, whole genome shotgun sequence window:
- the LOC135388302 gene encoding putative nuclease HARBI1, with translation MQYALPGVLLEHDAERTFRERAYAFEESDQVFLNKYRLTKELVRWLCHQLRPALQPRRATRRTLTVAEQILIALRFYATGSFQGMVATDRDLSVSKSTVSRVLFRVTNAIVLRLAPLWIKFPLSSAEVHAAMAGFQRKWKLPGVIGCIDGTLVCVTAPSESSGQYQKSAFFCRKQYFALNAMVVCDSSMTITSLDCSFSGGTHDAYVWRHSELREELRSTHSSNVRKYLLGDSGYPLEPWLLTPLPGEQEPSTPEARYGSRHRRARSTVERCIGLLKARFRCLQRYRGLHYSPHRASNIVVACAVLHNICMHWRAPPADAQGEDDLEDGEASEDSTSHPVPPRETDTYEAGAAVRAQLIDDLRRAWCCFAGVFPCYSIGHHRNSLSASPTAKETGRIFLKLSVAYPGETVDIKAVVGIRTRDTSRGLGAEA, from the exons ATGCAATACGCGTTGCCGGGAGTTCTCCTGGAGCACGACGCTGAACGGACATTCCGGGAGCGCGCGTATGCTTTCGAGGAAAGTGACCAAGTTTTCCTCAACAAATATAGGTTGACGAAGGAACTCGTCCGCTGGCTCTGCCACCAGCTTAGGCCCGCGTTGCAACCTAGAAGGGCGACAAGGAGGACGTTGACAGTTGCGGAGCAGATACTGATTGCCCTTCGCTTTTATGCAACGGGCAGCTTTCAGGGGATGGTTGCTACTGACCGCGATCTGTCCGTCTCAAAGAGCACAGTCAGCAGGGTGCTGTTTAGAGTGACGAATGCCATCGTGCTTCGCCTTGCACCTCTGTGGATTAAATTCCCCCTAAGCTCTGCAGAGGTGCACGCGGCAATGGCTGGTTTCCAGAGGAAGTGGAAGTTGCCCGGCGTAATTG GCTGCATTGACGGCACACTCGTCTGCGTCACTGCTCCCTCCGAAAGCAGTGGACAATATCAGAAGAGCGCGTTCTTTTGCAGAAAGCAGTACTTTGCACTGAACGCGATGGTC GTGTGTGATTCGTCGATGACAATCACatctctagactgctccttctCCGGGGGGACGCACGATGCCTACGTTTGGCGGCACAGCGAGCTGCGAGAGGAGCTCCGCAGCACCCATTCATCTAACGTGCGCAAGTATCTGTTGG GTGACAGTGGTTATCCCTTGGAGCCCTGGCTCTTGACTCCTTTGCCAGGCGAACAGGAGCCGTCGACACCCGAAGCGCGGTACGGCAGTCGACACCGACGTGCACGCAGCACAGTGGAAAGGTGCATCGGCCTCCTTAAGGCTAGGTTCCGGTGTCTGCAGCGCTACAGGGGTCTACACTACAGCCCCCATAGGGCATCCAACATTGTGGTGGCTTGCGCAGTGCTTCATAACATATGCATGCACTGGCGCGCGCCCCCCGCTGATGCCCAAGGTGAAGATGACCTCGAAGACGGCGAGGCGAGCGAGGATTCCACTAGCCATCCTGTGCCCCCTCGCGAAACAGACACTTATGAGGCAGGTGCTGCGGTTCGAGCACAGTTAATTGATGACCTGCGGCGAGC GTGGTGCTGCTTTGCTGGTGTATTTCCATGCTACTCGATCGGCCACCATAGGAACAGCCTGAGTGCTTCGCCGACTGCTAAGGAAACAGGGAGGATATTCTTGAAGTTGTCTGTGGCATACCCCGGAGAAACCGTCGACATCAAAGCCGTCGTCGGGATTCGAACACGAGACACCTCCCGCGGTCTCGGCGCGGAAGCTTAG